From Acidipropionibacterium acidipropionici, one genomic window encodes:
- a CDS encoding DUF2530 domain-containing protein, giving the protein MGNTDDRQDVGALDDDRPRGLVQATVPPMDEDGLVGALIGTGAFLVATLVCWLRLGALRAAGYGDWVWICLTGAALGVVGSLYISRRRRKLAANQ; this is encoded by the coding sequence ATGGGCAACACGGATGACCGGCAGGACGTCGGGGCGCTGGACGATGACCGTCCTCGCGGGTTGGTCCAGGCGACAGTGCCCCCGATGGACGAGGACGGTCTGGTCGGTGCGCTGATCGGCACCGGGGCATTTCTTGTCGCGACCCTGGTCTGCTGGCTGCGGCTCGGGGCGCTTCGGGCGGCCGGCTACGGGGACTGGGTGTGGATCTGCCTCACCGGTGCGGCACTCGGCGTGGTCGGCAGCCTCTACATCAGCCGACGCCGTCGAAAGCTTGCGGCGAATCAGTAG
- a CDS encoding DUF3027 domain-containing protein, with amino-acid sequence MPENTDTEKTTGKAAAPTRRRAPAKPKADPTIAKAVDQARAAAEFQAGDFGVGEYLGAVVEADRVLTHLFECPHPGYRGWRWAVTMARALRGRTVSVDEVVLIPGEDALLAPAWVPWSERLEGGDITPGALLPTPDNDPRLEPGYTGGELAADEDPAEWSATRAVASELGLGRERVLSREGRDQAAERWLEGSSGPGDAFTKHAPGQCQTCGYFVRLSGGLGRLFGACTNEYSPFDGKIVEIEHGCGGHSDVAEKKRGIELPEPAYDTISVDSSLFD; translated from the coding sequence ATGCCTGAGAACACCGACACCGAGAAGACCACCGGGAAGGCGGCCGCACCGACCCGTCGGCGCGCCCCCGCCAAGCCGAAGGCGGACCCCACGATCGCCAAGGCCGTGGACCAGGCCCGCGCCGCGGCCGAGTTCCAGGCCGGCGATTTCGGTGTGGGCGAGTATCTCGGCGCGGTGGTGGAGGCCGACCGGGTGCTGACCCATCTCTTCGAGTGCCCGCACCCCGGGTACCGGGGCTGGCGCTGGGCCGTGACGATGGCCCGCGCCCTGCGCGGCCGCACGGTCAGCGTCGACGAGGTGGTGCTGATCCCCGGCGAAGACGCCCTGCTGGCACCCGCGTGGGTGCCCTGGAGCGAGCGCCTCGAGGGAGGAGACATCACCCCCGGCGCCCTGCTTCCGACCCCGGACAACGATCCGCGGCTGGAACCCGGGTACACCGGCGGTGAGCTGGCCGCCGACGAGGACCCGGCCGAGTGGTCGGCCACCCGTGCGGTGGCCTCCGAACTGGGCCTGGGTCGTGAGCGGGTGCTCTCCCGGGAGGGTCGCGACCAGGCCGCCGAGAGGTGGCTGGAGGGCTCGTCGGGGCCCGGAGACGCGTTCACCAAGCACGCCCCGGGGCAGTGCCAGACCTGCGGCTACTTCGTCCGGCTCTCGGGCGGGCTGGGCAGGCTCTTCGGCGCCTGCACCAACGAGTACTCGCCCTTCGACGGAAAGATCGTCGAGATCGAGCACGGCTGCGGCGGGCACTCCGACGTGGCCGAGAAGAAGCGCGGCATCGAGCTCCCCGAGCCGGCCTATGACACTATTTCCGTGGATTCGTCGCTGTTTGATTGA
- a CDS encoding DUF7691 family protein — MGEFRLHAISIDEVRDIFGAEDDLAERLRGCARAGFSVPSPRRRGLWSRLVPLTRTDPDAPVLPPGFPTPGDVEDLLAGRYVPPEHLSRCWRVLDLWLAELAWGTTSLSLGPDEIDDLEFDLARAGLPAELSLRRLLAGDPQIPLRPAPDMRTGYSRSSHVAATHEALSTVVGRVDERHTGLVEQLVDFLARFCEWSEEAPGAGRPAPDLLVVWHASPATLA; from the coding sequence ATGGGTGAGTTCCGACTTCACGCCATCTCGATCGACGAGGTTCGAGACATCTTCGGGGCTGAGGATGATCTGGCGGAACGGCTCCGCGGATGTGCGCGGGCCGGATTCAGCGTGCCCTCACCACGACGCCGGGGCCTGTGGTCGCGCCTGGTGCCGCTCACCCGCACCGATCCGGACGCCCCCGTCCTGCCCCCGGGATTCCCGACCCCCGGTGACGTCGAGGACCTGCTGGCCGGGCGCTACGTGCCCCCGGAGCACCTGTCGCGGTGCTGGCGGGTGCTGGACCTGTGGTTGGCGGAGCTGGCCTGGGGCACCACGAGCCTGAGCCTGGGGCCCGATGAGATCGACGATCTGGAGTTCGACCTGGCGCGGGCCGGGCTGCCCGCCGAGTTGTCACTGCGCCGGTTGCTGGCGGGAGATCCTCAGATCCCGCTGCGCCCGGCCCCCGACATGCGCACCGGCTACTCCCGGTCCTCCCATGTGGCCGCGACCCACGAGGCGCTGTCCACGGTGGTGGGCAGGGTCGACGAGCGCCACACCGGGCTGGTGGAGCAGCTCGTCGACTTCCTGGCACGGTTCTGCGAGTGGAGCGAGGAGGCTCCGGGGGCGGGTCGCCCCGCCCCCGATCTCCTCGTCGTCTGGCACGCCTCCCCGGCCACCCTGGCGTGA
- a CDS encoding helicase-associated domain-containing protein has product MTSTSTLASVIRSMDTDQMTRLLDLRPDLANPAPRSLAELAERASTQASARAALDRLNAWQHQVAVAIAALGDVTADDLGAGLLRPDAPSPSRQDLDAVIDHLLDQVLVLEDDDRLHLVGAAAAVLGPAPAGLAPASATPMDDEEIDRHLTEAGPRAGQVLQRLLWTPSGHVPHARRSVDAATAEGPVDLALAHRLLHPIDDEMVVLPREVALHLRHGALFPRAALPQAPAWPRPVAPDRSDSAALGTALEAVSAMSALLEAVETIIPGRLASGGMAKRDATRALSRVARGTTGWLYLALAVSAGLIAADGRGWLPTTTADHWRETSLWDQWRSLRTAWTMLPQTPGSLSNSLDAPAPATARAWRQQVLAELATAEPGTPVTVDLVIARIAWRHPTWPVEEARSELTAAVAECAMVGLTALGSRSSLVDAEDDPGMPERQESVILQSDLTAIAPGPLTPSTASELALLADRESTGVAGVRRFTAASLRRALDAGWTGGRVRAWWAQHSISGVPQNLEVLLADVVRDHGRVSVATAASILEVDDPSLIETLLRSPGAADLGLRRIAPSVLVSQAEPDAVLAVLHRLGLSPVARDAHGDVFNTPAPPRARATEPVPEAATSDVRSVAESLSAQPGFTDSRRVLALLHRAQADASWVKVTWVRDDGTSVTETVRVMALAKGAMRCVRRGGGGVVLIPVPRVRSAREIASPASSEDPAS; this is encoded by the coding sequence ATGACCTCCACCAGCACCCTCGCCTCTGTGATCCGGTCGATGGACACCGACCAGATGACCCGGCTTCTCGACCTTCGCCCCGATCTGGCCAATCCCGCACCGCGATCACTTGCGGAACTGGCGGAGCGGGCCTCCACCCAGGCCTCGGCCCGCGCAGCCCTGGACCGGCTCAACGCCTGGCAGCACCAGGTCGCGGTGGCCATCGCCGCCCTGGGAGATGTGACGGCCGACGACCTGGGCGCCGGGCTGTTGAGACCCGACGCTCCCTCGCCGTCGCGCCAGGACCTCGACGCGGTGATCGACCACCTCCTCGACCAGGTGCTGGTGCTCGAGGACGACGACCGCCTCCATCTGGTCGGGGCCGCCGCCGCCGTGCTCGGCCCGGCCCCGGCCGGCCTCGCCCCGGCGTCGGCCACCCCGATGGACGATGAGGAGATCGACCGCCACCTGACAGAGGCCGGGCCGCGGGCCGGTCAGGTGCTCCAGCGTCTGCTGTGGACCCCTTCGGGGCACGTCCCCCACGCCCGCAGGTCGGTCGACGCGGCCACCGCCGAGGGCCCTGTCGACCTGGCTCTGGCGCACCGCCTCCTCCACCCGATCGACGACGAGATGGTCGTGCTGCCCCGCGAGGTGGCCCTCCACCTGCGCCACGGGGCGCTGTTCCCCCGCGCCGCCCTGCCGCAGGCCCCCGCATGGCCCCGCCCCGTCGCCCCCGACCGGTCCGACTCGGCCGCCCTGGGAACCGCTCTGGAGGCCGTCAGCGCCATGTCGGCCCTGCTGGAGGCGGTGGAGACGATCATCCCGGGGCGGCTCGCATCCGGCGGAATGGCCAAACGCGACGCCACCCGCGCCCTGTCCCGGGTGGCCAGGGGGACTACCGGATGGCTCTACCTGGCGCTGGCCGTCTCCGCCGGGCTGATCGCCGCCGACGGGCGAGGCTGGCTGCCGACCACCACCGCCGACCACTGGCGCGAGACGTCGCTGTGGGATCAGTGGAGATCGCTGCGCACCGCATGGACGATGCTCCCTCAGACCCCCGGATCCCTGTCCAACAGCCTGGACGCCCCGGCCCCGGCCACCGCCCGGGCATGGCGTCAGCAGGTGCTCGCCGAGCTCGCCACAGCCGAGCCGGGGACGCCGGTCACCGTCGATCTGGTGATCGCGAGGATCGCGTGGCGCCACCCCACCTGGCCGGTCGAGGAGGCCCGGTCCGAACTGACCGCGGCGGTCGCCGAGTGCGCCATGGTCGGGCTGACCGCACTGGGGTCGCGCAGCAGCCTGGTCGACGCCGAGGACGACCCGGGGATGCCCGAGCGGCAGGAGTCGGTGATCCTCCAGTCGGACCTCACGGCCATCGCCCCCGGGCCGCTCACCCCGTCGACCGCCTCCGAACTGGCGCTGCTCGCCGACCGCGAGTCCACCGGGGTGGCCGGCGTCCGCCGCTTCACCGCGGCGAGCCTGCGCCGGGCTCTGGATGCCGGCTGGACCGGCGGCCGGGTGCGCGCCTGGTGGGCGCAGCACTCGATCTCCGGGGTACCGCAGAACCTCGAGGTGCTGCTGGCCGATGTCGTGCGCGATCACGGCCGGGTGTCGGTGGCCACCGCGGCCAGCATCCTGGAGGTCGACGACCCGAGCCTCATCGAGACCCTGCTGCGCAGCCCCGGAGCCGCCGATCTGGGGCTGCGCAGGATCGCGCCGTCGGTGCTCGTCTCCCAGGCGGAACCCGACGCCGTGCTCGCCGTCCTGCACCGGCTGGGGCTCAGCCCGGTGGCCCGCGACGCCCACGGGGACGTCTTCAACACCCCTGCCCCGCCGCGCGCCCGCGCCACCGAGCCGGTCCCCGAGGCCGCCACCAGCGATGTGAGGTCGGTGGCGGAGTCGCTGTCCGCCCAGCCGGGGTTCACCGACTCGCGCAGGGTGCTGGCGCTGCTGCACCGCGCCCAGGCCGACGCCTCCTGGGTGAAGGTCACGTGGGTGCGGGACGACGGCACCAGCGTCACCGAGACGGTGCGCGTGATGGCCCTGGCCAAGGGGGCGATGCGCTGCGTGCGCCGCGGCGGGGGCGGCGTCGTCCTCATCCCGGTGCCCAGGGTGCGCTCGGCCCGCGAGATCGCTTCTCCCGCGTCCTCGGAGGATCCGGCCTCCTGA
- the serC gene encoding phosphoserine transaminase, protein MSELIIPADLLPADPRFGSGPSRIRHEVLESLAGPDSVMGTSHRKPPVKRLVASIRSGLAELYGLPDGYEVALGNGGATLFWAMAAACLVRHRSANGVYGEFSRKFARTLQSAPFLADPAIFEAQPGSLALPTAVRGVGTYAWAHNETSTGVIAPVRRPADIDDDSLVLIDATSAAGGVNADISEVDAYYFSPQKNLASDGGLWVAFLSPAALARSADLTASARWVPDILNLSLAVDNSQADQTLNTPALATLTMLEAQVRWLLDRGGMTWAAHRTATSSGVLYRWAEDHPLASPFVRDTALRSPVVVTIDLDRSVDAAELCRIARANGIVDIDPYRKLGRNQIRVGTFSAVDPADVEALTACLDWLLERMPRA, encoded by the coding sequence ATGTCTGAGCTGATCATCCCGGCTGACCTTCTTCCCGCCGACCCCCGATTCGGATCGGGGCCCTCGCGGATCCGCCACGAGGTGCTGGAGAGTCTCGCAGGGCCCGACTCGGTGATGGGGACCTCCCATCGCAAGCCCCCCGTCAAGCGCCTGGTGGCCTCGATCCGTTCCGGTCTGGCCGAGCTCTACGGCCTGCCGGACGGCTACGAGGTGGCCCTGGGCAATGGCGGGGCCACCCTGTTCTGGGCGATGGCCGCGGCCTGCCTGGTGCGCCACCGCAGCGCGAACGGCGTCTACGGCGAGTTCTCGCGGAAGTTTGCCAGGACCCTCCAGTCGGCACCCTTCCTGGCCGATCCCGCGATCTTCGAGGCCCAGCCCGGGTCCCTGGCCCTGCCCACCGCGGTGCGCGGCGTCGGCACCTACGCCTGGGCCCACAACGAGACCTCGACCGGGGTGATCGCGCCCGTGAGGCGCCCCGCCGACATCGACGACGACTCCCTGGTGCTCATCGACGCCACCTCGGCGGCCGGCGGCGTCAATGCCGACATCTCCGAGGTCGACGCCTATTACTTCTCCCCGCAGAAGAACCTGGCCTCCGACGGGGGCCTGTGGGTGGCCTTCCTCTCTCCGGCGGCTCTGGCCCGTTCGGCCGATCTCACCGCCTCGGCGCGCTGGGTGCCCGACATCCTCAACCTCTCCCTGGCGGTGGACAACTCCCAGGCCGACCAGACCCTCAACACCCCGGCGCTGGCCACCCTCACCATGCTGGAGGCGCAGGTCCGGTGGCTGCTCGATCGCGGCGGCATGACCTGGGCCGCGCACCGCACCGCCACATCCTCGGGCGTCCTCTACCGCTGGGCCGAGGATCATCCGCTGGCCAGCCCCTTCGTGCGCGACACCGCCCTGCGCAGCCCTGTGGTCGTCACTATCGACCTGGACCGCAGCGTCGACGCCGCGGAGCTGTGCCGGATCGCCCGGGCCAACGGCATCGTGGACATCGACCCGTACCGCAAGCTCGGGCGCAACCAGATCAGGGTGGGCACCTTCTCCGCGGTGGATCCCGCCGACGTGGAGGCGCTGACCGCCTGCCTGGACTGGCTGCTGGAGAGGATGCCGAGGGCCTGA
- a CDS encoding cold-shock protein, producing MPTGKVRFYDAAKGFGFLTKDGGGDVYVNASALPSGTAALKPGQKVEFGVVEGRRGEQALSLRLMETPPSLSKASRKTPDQMVVICEDLIKMLDHMGNGYRHGRYPDPRTSAKVAKMLRAVADELEL from the coding sequence ATGCCAACCGGGAAGGTGCGTTTCTACGACGCCGCCAAGGGGTTCGGTTTCCTGACCAAGGACGGCGGGGGAGACGTCTACGTCAACGCCTCCGCGCTGCCGAGCGGTACCGCCGCGCTGAAGCCCGGCCAGAAGGTCGAGTTCGGGGTGGTGGAGGGACGCCGTGGCGAACAGGCCCTGTCGCTGCGGCTGATGGAGACTCCTCCCTCCCTGTCGAAGGCATCGCGCAAGACGCCCGACCAGATGGTCGTCATCTGCGAGGACCTCATCAAGATGCTCGATCACATGGGGAACGGGTACCGTCACGGTCGCTACCCCGATCCTCGGACCTCCGCGAAGGTCGCCAAGATGTTGAGGGCTGTCGCCGACGAGCTGGAGCTGTAA
- a CDS encoding DNA repair helicase XPB — MPQTPGPLIVQSDRTLLLEVDHPLADECRHAIAPFAELERAPEHIHTYRLTPLGLWNAMAAGHDAEQVVDVLMRYSRYPVASSLLVDVTETMGRYGRLRIEKHPTQGLVLVSTDKAVLTEVLRSKSVRGLVGDQIDEETAVVHPSQRGTLKQALLKLGWPAEDLAGYVDGEHHDIALREEGWELRPYQRVAAESFWDGGSGVVVLPCGAGKTLVGATAMSLAQCTTLILVTNTVSARQWKDELVRRTSLTADEIGEYSGSRKEVRPVTIATYQVITTKRHGVHPHLELFEARDWGLVIYDEVHLLPAPVFRMTADLQARRRLGLTATLVREDGHEEDVFTLIGPKRYDAPWKEIEAQGWIAPADCVEVRVNPTEDERMACALAEPDVRYRMASTLASKNAVVRDLVERHRGQPTLVIGQYVDQLEELADELGCEIITGATTSLRRQKIYQQFRDGEINLLVVSKVANFSIDLPSAEVAIQVSGAFGSRQEEAQRLGRLLRPKHGLVARFYAVVSRDTVDADFAAHRQRFLAEQGYSYRIVDGGELDRINEA, encoded by the coding sequence ATGCCTCAGACTCCCGGACCACTCATTGTTCAGTCCGACCGCACTCTTCTCCTCGAGGTCGACCACCCGCTGGCCGACGAGTGCCGTCACGCAATCGCCCCCTTCGCCGAGCTCGAGCGCGCCCCCGAGCACATCCACACCTACCGGTTGACGCCGCTGGGCCTGTGGAACGCGATGGCGGCGGGCCACGACGCCGAGCAGGTGGTCGACGTCCTGATGCGCTACTCGCGCTACCCGGTGGCCTCCTCCCTGCTGGTCGACGTCACCGAGACGATGGGACGCTACGGCCGGCTGCGGATCGAGAAGCACCCCACCCAGGGGCTGGTGCTGGTCTCCACCGACAAGGCCGTCCTCACCGAGGTGCTGCGCTCCAAGTCGGTGCGCGGCCTGGTCGGCGACCAGATCGACGAGGAGACCGCCGTCGTCCATCCCTCGCAGCGCGGCACCCTCAAGCAGGCCCTGCTGAAGCTCGGCTGGCCCGCCGAGGATCTGGCCGGATACGTCGACGGCGAGCACCACGACATCGCCCTGCGCGAGGAGGGCTGGGAGCTGCGCCCCTACCAGCGGGTGGCCGCCGAGTCCTTCTGGGACGGCGGCTCGGGGGTGGTCGTACTGCCCTGCGGCGCCGGAAAGACACTGGTCGGGGCGACCGCCATGTCGCTGGCGCAGTGCACCACCCTGATCCTGGTCACCAACACCGTCTCGGCGCGCCAGTGGAAGGACGAGCTGGTCCGGCGGACCTCCCTGACCGCCGATGAGATCGGGGAGTACTCGGGATCGCGCAAGGAGGTTCGCCCTGTCACCATCGCGACCTACCAGGTGATCACCACCAAGAGGCACGGCGTCCACCCCCATCTTGAGCTCTTCGAGGCCCGCGACTGGGGACTGGTGATCTACGACGAGGTGCATCTCCTGCCGGCCCCGGTGTTCCGGATGACCGCCGACCTGCAGGCCCGCCGGCGTCTGGGGCTCACCGCCACCCTGGTGCGCGAGGACGGCCACGAGGAGGACGTCTTCACCCTCATCGGACCCAAGCGCTACGACGCCCCGTGGAAGGAGATCGAGGCCCAGGGCTGGATCGCGCCGGCCGACTGCGTCGAGGTGCGGGTCAACCCCACCGAGGACGAGCGGATGGCGTGCGCCCTGGCCGAGCCCGACGTCCGCTACCGGATGGCCTCGACGCTGGCCTCCAAGAACGCCGTGGTGCGCGACCTCGTCGAGCGTCACCGCGGCCAGCCGACCCTGGTGATCGGGCAGTACGTCGACCAGCTGGAGGAGCTGGCCGACGAGCTGGGCTGCGAGATCATCACGGGGGCGACGACGTCGCTGCGGCGCCAGAAGATCTACCAGCAGTTCCGCGACGGCGAGATCAACCTGCTCGTGGTGAGCAAGGTGGCCAACTTCTCCATCGACCTTCCCAGCGCCGAGGTGGCCATCCAGGTGTCGGGGGCCTTTGGTTCGCGCCAGGAGGAGGCCCAGCGGCTGGGCCGGTTACTGCGGCCCAAGCACGGGCTGGTGGCGAGGTTCTACGCGGTGGTCTCCCGCGACACCGTCGACGCCGACTTCGCCGCCCACCGGCAGCGCTTCCTCGCCGAGCAGGGATACTCCTACCGGATCGTCGACGGCGGGGAGCTGGACCGGATCAACGAGGCCTGA
- a CDS encoding NCS2 family permease, giving the protein MAYILALNPLIIGTAADKNGKLLNGAPKFLDAAGKTLNEAAIDQNKMMVLAATALIAGVMTILMGIWGRFPLGIAAGLGINSLLAYSVAPTMTWPQAMGLVVWEGVLIFIFVITGVREAIFRSVPRPLRAAISVGIGMFVAFVGLVDSGVIRAGSGTPVQLGIAGSLEGWPIAMCVIGFLLVVILQIRKVPGSMLITIVTVSVLSVIVESIAKLGPRVGDDNPTGWAQNVPKLPSASSFSWPDLSLVGKVDLVGGFLKDGHFNIATFVGVLLVVFSLMLADFFDTVGTVVAIGNQAGLNDAQGNPPHLKEILMVDSLSAVAGGLGSASSATGFVESSAGVGEGARTGLASVTTGLAFLVAMFVSPVITMIPSEAAAPMLVFVGFLMMAQVRDIDWTDIAEGVPAFLTVIFMPFAYSITVGIGAGFIVYCITKLVTGKARLVHPLLWVVSALFVVYFAQGLLLGLL; this is encoded by the coding sequence ATGGCCTACATTCTGGCCCTCAACCCGCTGATCATCGGGACGGCCGCCGACAAGAACGGCAAACTCCTCAACGGCGCCCCCAAGTTCCTGGACGCCGCGGGCAAGACCCTCAACGAGGCCGCGATCGACCAGAACAAGATGATGGTGCTGGCCGCCACCGCCCTCATCGCCGGGGTCATGACGATCCTCATGGGCATCTGGGGCCGGTTCCCCCTGGGCATCGCCGCAGGCCTGGGCATCAACTCGCTGCTGGCCTACTCGGTGGCCCCGACGATGACCTGGCCGCAGGCCATGGGGCTGGTCGTCTGGGAGGGCGTCCTCATCTTCATCTTCGTCATCACCGGTGTCCGGGAGGCGATCTTCCGATCCGTCCCGCGCCCGTTGAGAGCCGCTATCAGCGTCGGCATCGGCATGTTCGTGGCCTTCGTCGGGCTGGTCGACTCCGGGGTCATCCGCGCCGGCTCGGGCACGCCGGTCCAGCTCGGAATCGCGGGCTCCCTGGAGGGCTGGCCGATCGCCATGTGCGTCATCGGCTTCCTGCTGGTCGTCATCCTCCAGATTCGCAAGGTGCCGGGCAGCATGCTCATCACCATCGTGACCGTCTCGGTCCTCTCGGTGATCGTCGAGTCCATCGCCAAACTCGGCCCCCGCGTCGGTGACGACAACCCCACCGGCTGGGCCCAGAACGTGCCCAAGCTGCCCAGCGCCTCCAGCTTCTCCTGGCCCGATCTGTCGCTGGTCGGCAAGGTGGATCTGGTCGGCGGCTTCCTCAAGGACGGCCACTTCAACATCGCGACCTTCGTCGGCGTGCTGCTGGTCGTGTTCTCCCTGATGCTGGCCGACTTCTTCGACACCGTGGGCACCGTCGTGGCCATCGGCAACCAGGCCGGCCTCAACGACGCCCAGGGCAACCCGCCCCACCTCAAGGAGATCCTCATGGTGGACTCCCTGTCGGCGGTCGCCGGAGGCCTCGGGTCAGCATCCTCGGCCACCGGCTTCGTCGAGTCGAGCGCCGGTGTCGGGGAGGGAGCCAGGACCGGACTGGCATCGGTGACCACCGGCCTCGCCTTCCTGGTCGCCATGTTCGTCTCCCCGGTGATCACGATGATCCCCTCGGAGGCGGCCGCACCCATGCTGGTCTTCGTCGGATTCCTCATGATGGCGCAGGTCCGTGACATCGACTGGACCGACATCGCCGAAGGCGTTCCCGCCTTCCTGACGGTCATCTTCATGCCCTTCGCCTACTCCATCACGGTGGGCATCGGCGCGGGCTTCATCGTCTACTGCATCACCAAGCTGGTGACGGGGAAGGCGCGACTCGTCCATCCACTTCTGTGGGTGGTCTCGGCGCTGTTCGTCGTCTACTTCGCCCAGGGGCTGCTGCTCGGGCTGCTCTGA
- the nagB gene encoding glucosamine-6-phosphate deaminase, which yields MEVIICQDADEAGRRAARRIAAILSRTSDPVLGVATGSTPIPTYRALAALVAEGAVDVSRMSAFALDEYVGMPVDDERSYADTIRRTVTEPLGLDPSAVHVPDGMAEDLVAGCQAYEEAIREAGGIDVQILGIGGNGHIGFNEPTSSFASRTRLKTLAPRTRQDNKRFFAEGERVPTHCVTQGLGTIMDAGHVLLLANGQEKADAVAAAVEGPVSSMCPASILQHHQHAVVVLDEAAASRLRLADYYRYIWDSKPEEYREF from the coding sequence ATGGAGGTCATCATCTGCCAGGATGCCGACGAGGCCGGTCGCAGGGCCGCCCGCCGGATCGCCGCGATCCTGTCGAGGACGAGTGATCCGGTACTCGGCGTGGCCACCGGGAGCACCCCGATTCCGACCTACCGGGCGCTGGCCGCGCTCGTCGCCGAGGGCGCCGTCGATGTCTCCCGGATGAGCGCATTCGCCCTCGACGAATATGTCGGGATGCCCGTCGACGATGAGCGCAGCTACGCCGACACGATCCGCCGCACGGTGACCGAGCCGCTCGGTCTGGATCCCTCGGCGGTGCACGTGCCCGACGGCATGGCCGAGGACCTCGTGGCGGGTTGCCAGGCCTACGAGGAGGCGATCCGCGAGGCCGGCGGCATCGACGTGCAGATCCTGGGCATCGGCGGCAACGGGCACATCGGCTTCAACGAGCCCACCTCCTCCTTCGCCTCCCGGACCAGGCTGAAGACCCTGGCGCCCCGGACCAGGCAGGACAACAAGCGGTTCTTCGCCGAGGGGGAGCGGGTTCCCACCCACTGCGTCACCCAGGGGCTGGGCACGATCATGGATGCCGGTCATGTGCTGTTGCTGGCCAACGGGCAGGAGAAGGCCGACGCCGTCGCGGCCGCCGTGGAGGGGCCGGTCAGCTCGATGTGCCCGGCGTCGATCCTCCAGCATCATCAGCACGCCGTCGTGGTGCTCGACGAGGCCGCCGCCTCAAGACTCAGGCTGGCCGACTACTACCGCTACATCTGGGACAGCAAGCCCGAGGAGTACCGCGAGTTCTGA
- a CDS encoding N-acetylglucosamine-6-phosphate deacetylase encodes MIISSRHVLSPDGSVGPATLTIDGERISEVALGVAEPEHLVDEWILPGYVDTHCHGAAGVGFVDPDHEAVLRAIGYHRSQGSTTLFASTVAEDMDDLVDQISSLLGLVDEGELDGIHLEGPFLAPSRKGAHDLSLLREPSPSRVSRLIDAGGPALRMITLAPELRYGIEATEAIVAAGVHAAFGHSEADAATARDAVDAGADIVTHLFNAMAPIHHRKPGPVPWMLTDPRVMCELICDGVHVAPDVIRMVLQAAGPERIGLVTDAMSATGQPDGDYMLGHLRVRVTNGGARLLNDDGTLGAIAGSTLTLGRAVEFLVTRVGVPLAQAATMASTTPARWHGLDAGRIEPGARADLCLTDASGHLNRVLRAGREVPR; translated from the coding sequence ATGATCATCTCTTCCCGCCATGTCCTCAGCCCCGACGGTTCCGTCGGCCCGGCGACCCTCACCATCGACGGTGAGCGGATCAGCGAGGTGGCCCTCGGCGTCGCCGAACCCGAGCACCTCGTCGACGAGTGGATCCTGCCCGGATACGTCGACACCCACTGCCACGGGGCCGCCGGTGTGGGCTTCGTCGATCCCGACCACGAGGCGGTGCTGCGCGCCATCGGCTACCACCGCAGCCAGGGCAGTACGACGCTGTTCGCCAGCACGGTGGCCGAGGACATGGACGATCTGGTCGACCAGATCAGCAGCCTTCTCGGCCTGGTGGACGAGGGGGAGCTCGACGGCATCCACCTGGAGGGCCCCTTCCTGGCGCCCTCGCGCAAGGGGGCCCACGATCTGAGCCTGTTGCGCGAGCCGAGCCCCTCGAGGGTCTCCAGACTGATCGACGCCGGTGGTCCGGCGCTGCGGATGATCACCCTGGCCCCCGAGCTGCGATACGGCATCGAGGCCACCGAGGCGATCGTCGCCGCCGGTGTCCACGCGGCCTTCGGCCATTCGGAGGCCGACGCCGCCACCGCCCGGGACGCCGTCGACGCGGGGGCGGACATCGTCACCCACCTGTTCAACGCCATGGCGCCGATCCATCACCGCAAGCCGGGTCCGGTGCCGTGGATGCTCACCGACCCGAGGGTCATGTGCGAACTCATCTGCGACGGCGTGCACGTCGCCCCCGACGTCATCCGGATGGTGCTCCAGGCGGCCGGGCCGGAGCGGATCGGCCTGGTGACCGACGCGATGAGCGCCACCGGCCAGCCGGACGGCGACTACATGCTGGGACACCTGAGGGTGCGGGTCACCAATGGCGGGGCCCGGCTCCTCAACGACGACGGGACCCTGGGGGCGATCGCCGGCTCCACCCTCACCCTGGGACGGGCCGTGGAGTTCCTCGTCACCCGGGTCGGTGTCCCGCTGGCCCAGGCGGCGACCATGGCGTCGACCACACCGGCCCGCTGGCACGGCCTGGACGCCGGCCGGATCGAGCCCGGAGCCCGGGCCGACCTGTGCCTCACCGATGCCTCCGGTCACCTCAACAGGGTGCTCCGGGCCGGCCGGGAGGTTCCGCGCTGA